A genomic stretch from Antarcticibacterium flavum includes:
- a CDS encoding MBL fold metallo-hydrolase translates to MMIGEPAGESRVLVDAGMAKSGEGIIKVAEKRFGKGNKPAAIILTLGHFDHVGGLVYFLGE, encoded by the coding sequence ATTATGATAGGGGAACCCGCCGGCGAAAGCCGGGTCCTGGTAGATGCCGGTATGGCCAAAAGTGGGGAGGGGATTATAAAGGTGGCAGAAAAGAGGTTCGGAAAGGGAAATAAACCTGCAGCCATCATTTTAACCCTTGGGCATTTTGACCACGTGGGAGGGCTGGTGTATTTCCTGGGTGAATGA
- a CDS encoding PKD-like domain-containing protein, with amino-acid sequence MFRGSTNINLTGTVSGTSFKWTVTSTGGITGASEGTGNKIQQILLNPGTTPGTVTYKVIPVAKGCEGAPVNVIVTVNPTPELVITNPDTVCSPAQVDLTNADITAGSTTGLALTYWNNEAATSSVQNPQNVGPGTYYIKATTNSGCAVIKPVTVVENPLPQLTSALQVPGFCSETAFEYIFSSNIPGTEFNWSRAEISGISTPPNSGSGNINEVLVNFTTNPIEVVYDVNLVSPTGCFYSTQIKTTVTPTPLLNSALNAGSICSGLPFEYTPTSLTGGTIFKWSRAAVEGISNNATSGTGGINETLVNTTNQILGVTYRYILASNNCENPQVYNVTVTVTPSPDTEVLVAKAGENPVSNEIEICPGGSVNLFSNTSFPNESNVPSVLINSNFNNNSHGWTTEQQYSNRRWRLGNSQEEVASATTCTLLQLFFGCQPQTTYFQSNDNSQFFLVNSNTSSGTFSNVNLVSPTFNTQNYNSLELSFWHVYKDGGGGTLDDRGYLEFRTQRNSGTWNGWLELDDFRSSDGEANNFMKRTYSINNLIGFRNVQIRFRYHNANNDWYWAIDNFSITGTGTAAPEVEWTADVSEWTSTEINPTNISPSQTTVYTATYTDPGTGCPGSDSVKVIVRQPPAVTITPNYCGDSRFIELISDNEYVSYMWESGGEILGRGRKLEVEIASTYSLTVIDEFGCTGSGSINISDELIVNGDFEAGASGFYTEYRNRTGSGDLYPEGDFAVDRDARAYHNDFNGKDHTTGNGRFMIINGAPGTGKVIWRQTIENIQPNTNYYFNAWGMNVNPKTPARLQFRVNGQATGSIADLRGRPVGEWVKFYSNPFWNSGNATSAVLEIINLETIRDGNDFGLDDISFGTLEPIVFSIDPDSNSPHCSGGTLELYANITGGGNQYNLPGQMEMGK; translated from the coding sequence TTGTTCAGGGGGTCTACAAACATTAATCTAACAGGTACAGTTTCTGGAACCTCCTTTAAATGGACTGTTACCTCAACAGGTGGAATTACAGGTGCAAGTGAGGGCACCGGGAACAAAATCCAGCAAATCCTTTTAAATCCCGGAACAACACCAGGAACTGTTACCTACAAAGTGATTCCTGTAGCAAAAGGCTGCGAAGGGGCGCCGGTAAATGTTATTGTAACTGTGAATCCTACACCAGAACTTGTTATTACCAATCCTGATACGGTATGTTCTCCTGCTCAAGTAGATCTCACAAATGCTGATATCACCGCTGGATCCACCACAGGCCTTGCATTAACTTACTGGAATAATGAAGCAGCTACTAGTAGTGTACAGAATCCTCAAAATGTAGGCCCTGGCACATATTATATCAAAGCAACAACAAATAGTGGTTGTGCGGTGATAAAGCCTGTAACGGTTGTTGAAAACCCTTTACCACAATTGACAAGTGCATTACAAGTTCCAGGTTTTTGTTCAGAAACCGCTTTTGAATATATCTTTAGCAGTAATATTCCCGGAACAGAATTTAATTGGAGCAGAGCTGAAATTTCGGGTATTTCGACTCCACCAAATAGCGGATCAGGGAATATTAATGAAGTATTAGTAAACTTTACAACAAACCCAATTGAAGTTGTTTACGATGTTAATTTAGTAAGTCCTACAGGCTGTTTTTATAGCACTCAAATTAAAACAACAGTTACACCAACCCCACTTTTAAACAGCGCATTGAATGCCGGGTCTATTTGCAGTGGACTTCCTTTTGAATATACCCCAACCAGTTTGACGGGTGGGACAATTTTCAAATGGTCGAGAGCAGCTGTAGAAGGAATTAGTAATAATGCAACTTCAGGTACAGGAGGTATAAATGAAACTTTGGTTAATACCACCAATCAAATTTTGGGTGTGACATATAGATATATTTTAGCTTCAAATAATTGTGAAAATCCCCAGGTTTATAATGTTACCGTTACAGTAACCCCCTCTCCTGACACAGAAGTTTTAGTTGCCAAAGCCGGAGAAAACCCAGTGAGTAACGAAATAGAAATATGTCCGGGAGGAAGTGTAAATTTATTTTCGAATACGTCATTTCCTAATGAATCCAATGTCCCATCCGTTCTAATAAATTCAAATTTCAACAATAACAGTCATGGCTGGACTACAGAACAACAATACAGCAATAGACGTTGGCGTTTAGGTAATAGCCAAGAAGAAGTTGCTTCCGCTACAACTTGTACTTTGTTACAGCTTTTTTTTGGCTGCCAACCACAGACTACATATTTTCAATCAAATGACAATTCTCAATTTTTTCTAGTAAACAGTAATACAAGCTCTGGAACTTTTAGTAATGTAAATTTAGTTAGTCCAACATTTAATACCCAGAATTATAATTCCCTCGAATTAAGTTTTTGGCATGTTTATAAGGACGGAGGCGGAGGAACTCTTGATGACAGGGGTTATTTAGAATTTAGAACACAAAGAAATAGTGGAACCTGGAATGGATGGCTGGAATTAGATGATTTTAGATCTAGTGATGGTGAGGCGAATAATTTTATGAAAAGGACCTATTCCATTAATAATTTAATTGGATTCAGAAATGTTCAAATTAGATTTAGATACCACAATGCAAATAATGATTGGTATTGGGCAATTGATAATTTTTCTATTACCGGAACCGGAACTGCGGCACCAGAAGTTGAATGGACGGCTGACGTTAGTGAATGGACCTCTACTGAAATAAATCCTACAAATATTTCACCTTCCCAAACTACCGTTTATACAGCCACTTATACTGATCCAGGAACTGGATGTCCTGGTAGTGATTCAGTTAAAGTAATTGTAAGGCAACCTCCAGCGGTGACAATTACCCCTAATTATTGTGGAGATTCAAGATTTATTGAATTGATATCCGATAATGAATATGTTTCCTATATGTGGGAGTCTGGGGGTGAGATTTTGGGCAGAGGAAGAAAATTGGAAGTAGAAATTGCGTCAACCTACTCTCTTACCGTTATTGATGAGTTTGGTTGTACAGGATCAGGTTCCATAAATATTTCAGATGAATTAATTGTTAATGGAGATTTTGAAGCCGGTGCTTCAGGATTTTATACGGAATATAGAAACAGGACAGGTTCGGGTGATCTATATCCGGAAGGTGATTTTGCTGTAGATAGAGATGCGAGGGCTTATCATAATGATTTTAATGGAAAAGATCATACAACTGGCAATGGTAGATTTATGATTATAAATGGAGCTCCCGGCACAGGAAAGGTGATCTGGAGACAAACCATTGAAAATATCCAGCCCAATACCAATTATTATTTTAATGCCTGGGGGATGAATGTTAACCCAAAAACCCCTGCAAGATTACAATTCCGTGTTAATGGTCAAGCCACTGGTTCTATTGCCGATCTTCGGGGAAGGCCTGTCGGCGAATGGGTTAAATTTTACAGCAACCCTTTTTGGAATTCTGGAAATGCAACCTCGGCTGTACTTGAAATTATAAATTTAGAAACTATAAGAGATGGAAACGATTTCGGCCTAGATGATATATCATTTGGAACCCTGGAGCCTATTGTATTTTCCATAGATCCTGATAGTAATTCACCTCACTGTAGTGGAGGAACTTTAGAATTATATGCAAATATTACAGGGGGCGGCAACCAATACAATTTACCTGGACAAATGGAAATGGGGAAGTAG
- a CDS encoding LamG-like jellyroll fold domain-containing protein has translation MILLQPTPLEIIETTLSHPICFGGEDGNASITVAGGFIPEVTSPDYTYFVTDSNGNEIQRLENSENITFLAEGLSAGNYSFTVSIANGCSSTAVSITIINPDPININAGEDIVFDQCGILSTRLAAEPVAQGETGVWTIVEGENGNLSDTSDPSSQFTGDASTTYKLLWTITNSDGCVNSDELIVIFPEACSTLDFDGVDDHITFENNYNLNGAFTVEAWVKPHSINGVKTILSKRDSENLNSGGYDIIVNNGVPTFRINGTTLNTTHKIQTNRWYHIAGTFDGTNAKLYVDGIELNSSGVSSSIPVASPFVIGAMYKNSTPLVPINYFHGWIEEVRLWKTALTAEQLRFMMNQRLTNNNGNVRGVEIPIDIRENNKDNDNPEDDIMLSWSNLLGYYHMNKVENGYVIGERTGDIKGKLINITTLQKNSAPLPYESDSEGPWKSNATWDINSGNQDLKKWWTYPNDVGINGAPILWNIAKINHDITSGGHDINVLGLLSEGGTLKIANPSDTEDWQNSGQALRVSHYLKLNGNINLVGESQLIQTDIKTTAEITDATVEFPQSITSVLEELSKGYIVRAQQGTANSFNYNYWSSPVSLQDAANNSTYTIGGVMMDGSSTSNYGKPLSFGAWHEFADGAPATPRKISNYWLHKFRGTANVYSEWVHIGSTGTLLAGEGYTMKGTAGNAAIEDRQNYVFKGKPNNGTIALTIGTDQNYLLGNPYPSAIDVNAFILENLKDVTGGKNDKNVFNGAVYFWDHFAGKSHILLEYIGGYATRNLLDGVPAISNDQRVNANDQKSNKIPGRYIPVAQGFFINTTLDEEIAGNITIHGGDVKFKNSQRAFVRESTGNTGNALFLRPEQNSKSSEKTDDRSKIRLDFKSPMKFNRQILVGVDPNTTDGFDLGYDAPLNDNSPEDMFWMIGKREFVIQGVPDFNPDRILPLGIYTQEKGDISISINKLENIEDDFDIFLYDKEGDIYSDLRGGNYEIEIEPGYYSDRFAIVFQIKTEQELPDEGEENEEEEEEEETDKPGSGENPDQTEPEKLDPEKDYGKVDIFYLSTNQELVLKNPDLLKIESVLLYSLSGQVIEEFYNLPVQKETRLPIRSYNSAVYTVKLYTERGLVQKKIIINN, from the coding sequence ATGATCTTACTGCAACCCACTCCTCTTGAAATAATTGAAACCACCTTAAGTCATCCTATTTGTTTTGGAGGCGAAGATGGAAATGCCAGTATAACCGTGGCTGGGGGATTTATTCCCGAGGTGACCTCTCCTGATTATACTTATTTTGTGACAGATTCTAATGGAAATGAAATTCAACGATTGGAAAATTCAGAAAATATTACCTTTCTCGCTGAAGGTTTATCAGCAGGAAATTATTCTTTTACGGTTAGTATTGCAAATGGTTGTTCTTCTACTGCTGTTTCCATTACAATTATCAATCCTGATCCTATTAATATTAATGCCGGGGAAGACATAGTTTTTGATCAATGCGGTATTTTATCTACGAGATTAGCAGCAGAGCCAGTGGCTCAAGGAGAGACTGGGGTTTGGACTATTGTTGAAGGTGAAAACGGAAATCTTTCAGATACTTCAGATCCCTCTAGCCAGTTCACAGGAGATGCATCAACTACTTACAAACTACTTTGGACCATAACCAATTCGGATGGCTGCGTAAACAGTGACGAACTAATCGTAATTTTCCCTGAAGCTTGTAGCACACTGGATTTTGATGGAGTTGATGATCACATTACTTTTGAAAATAATTATAATCTCAATGGAGCTTTTACTGTAGAAGCATGGGTTAAACCCCATAGTATTAATGGTGTAAAAACCATACTCTCAAAAAGAGATTCCGAGAATTTAAATTCTGGCGGGTATGATATTATAGTGAATAATGGGGTACCAACATTCCGTATCAATGGAACTACACTAAACACTACCCATAAAATACAAACCAACCGCTGGTACCATATAGCCGGTACTTTTGACGGGACAAATGCTAAATTGTATGTTGATGGTATAGAACTAAATAGTTCTGGAGTGAGCAGCTCAATACCTGTAGCATCTCCATTTGTCATTGGAGCCATGTATAAAAATTCAACTCCCTTAGTTCCAATAAATTATTTCCATGGATGGATAGAAGAAGTAAGACTATGGAAAACAGCGCTAACTGCAGAACAGTTGCGCTTTATGATGAATCAAAGGTTGACGAATAATAATGGAAACGTAAGAGGAGTGGAGATTCCCATTGACATTCGAGAAAACAACAAAGATAATGATAATCCCGAGGATGATATTATGTTAAGCTGGAGCAATCTTTTAGGCTATTATCACATGAATAAAGTGGAAAACGGTTATGTAATTGGAGAAAGAACAGGAGATATTAAGGGGAAGCTTATTAATATTACAACTCTACAAAAGAATTCAGCTCCATTACCTTATGAATCGGACAGCGAGGGCCCGTGGAAATCTAATGCTACGTGGGATATCAATTCCGGAAACCAAGACCTTAAAAAATGGTGGACATATCCTAATGATGTTGGAATAAATGGAGCTCCCATCCTTTGGAACATTGCAAAGATCAACCATGATATCACTTCAGGAGGACACGACATCAATGTTTTGGGACTGCTTTCTGAAGGTGGGACCTTAAAAATTGCAAATCCAAGTGATACTGAAGACTGGCAAAATTCCGGGCAGGCATTAAGGGTTTCCCATTACCTGAAGCTCAATGGAAATATTAACCTGGTAGGGGAATCACAACTTATCCAAACCGATATAAAGACTACGGCTGAGATAACCGATGCCACAGTAGAATTTCCGCAAAGTATTACAAGTGTCCTGGAAGAGTTAAGTAAGGGGTATATCGTACGGGCCCAACAGGGTACTGCCAATAGTTTCAACTATAACTACTGGTCTTCACCTGTATCCCTCCAGGATGCGGCGAATAATTCCACTTACACTATTGGAGGAGTAATGATGGATGGTTCTTCCACATCTAATTACGGAAAGCCGCTAAGTTTTGGTGCCTGGCATGAGTTTGCAGATGGTGCTCCTGCAACCCCAAGAAAGATTTCCAATTACTGGTTACACAAATTTAGGGGAACTGCCAACGTATATAGCGAGTGGGTGCACATTGGAAGCACAGGAACTCTCCTTGCAGGTGAAGGCTATACCATGAAAGGTACTGCCGGGAATGCTGCTATAGAGGACAGGCAGAATTATGTCTTTAAAGGAAAACCAAATAATGGAACGATAGCCCTCACAATTGGAACAGATCAAAATTACCTTTTAGGAAATCCATACCCATCTGCCATAGATGTGAATGCATTTATCCTGGAAAACCTGAAGGATGTTACCGGCGGAAAGAATGATAAGAATGTATTCAACGGTGCAGTCTATTTCTGGGATCATTTCGCGGGAAAATCTCATATACTTCTGGAGTACATTGGGGGTTACGCTACCAGGAATCTTCTAGACGGGGTACCGGCAATTTCCAATGATCAAAGAGTGAATGCCAACGATCAAAAGAGCAACAAGATCCCGGGAAGGTATATTCCTGTTGCCCAGGGCTTCTTTATTAATACTACACTTGATGAGGAGATTGCAGGCAATATTACAATTCATGGAGGGGATGTGAAATTCAAGAACAGCCAGCGGGCATTTGTTCGTGAAAGCACCGGCAATACAGGAAATGCCCTGTTCTTAAGGCCGGAACAGAATTCAAAGTCATCAGAAAAAACAGATGACCGTTCAAAAATACGTTTGGACTTTAAGTCCCCAATGAAATTTAACAGGCAAATTCTGGTAGGGGTAGATCCTAATACCACAGACGGTTTTGACCTGGGCTATGACGCACCCCTCAATGATAATTCGCCGGAGGATATGTTCTGGATGATTGGAAAAAGGGAGTTCGTAATCCAGGGAGTGCCGGACTTTAACCCGGACAGAATCTTACCTCTTGGGATTTACACTCAGGAAAAAGGTGACATTTCCATTAGCATCAATAAACTTGAAAATATAGAAGATGATTTTGACATTTTCTTATATGACAAAGAAGGCGACATATATTCTGACCTAAGAGGAGGAAATTATGAAATTGAAATAGAACCCGGATATTATTCTGATAGGTTTGCTATAGTCTTCCAAATTAAAACGGAACAAGAATTACCAGATGAAGGCGAGGAGAATGAAGAGGAAGAGGAAGAAGAAGAAACCGACAAACCTGGTAGCGGCGAAAATCCGGATCAAACAGAACCCGAAAAACTGGATCCTGAAAAAGATTATGGAAAGGTGGATATTTTCTATCTCTCTACCAACCAGGAGTTGGTCTTAAAGAACCCGGATCTTCTGAAAATTGAAAGCGTCCTTCTTTATAGCCTTTCAGGACAGGTGATCGAAGAATTCTATAACCTTCCGGTTCAAAAGGAGACGAGATTACCAATACGCAGCTATAATTCAGCTGTGTATACCGTAAAACTTTACACGGAAAGAGGTTTGGTGCAGAAGAAGATCATTATCAATAACTAA